In a genomic window of Mucilaginibacter sp. KACC 22063:
- a CDS encoding DUF3298 and DUF4163 domain-containing protein, whose product MKLHYLSVPALLLVLTSCNWGGKRVTTPAVAEDTLTYTNKVYKLRAPDCGNKPDSACTSIVYKYPLFTKETALNDSVRFNLVKQLRMSDEKDTSLAKLSSAFIKTYQQYKKADTSEMFFTLEANASIVRQDSSLTTLQYDSYKYTGGAHGGSFTSFVNWNTKSHKDLTLEDIFIAGYKPALTRVAEKIFRKQENLSDTASLATDYFFENNKFALNNNFLITPVGIRFLYNQYEIKPYAAGQTDLLVPYNQIKKLLKPNTVTAQYLKK is encoded by the coding sequence ATGAAATTACATTATCTTTCAGTTCCGGCCTTACTATTAGTTTTGACATCATGCAATTGGGGTGGCAAACGTGTTACAACCCCAGCAGTAGCAGAGGATACGCTAACATATACAAACAAAGTTTACAAACTGCGTGCGCCCGATTGCGGCAATAAGCCCGACAGTGCATGTACATCCATCGTATATAAGTACCCGCTGTTTACAAAAGAAACGGCACTGAACGATTCTGTAAGATTTAACCTGGTTAAGCAGTTGCGCATGTCTGACGAAAAAGACACCAGCCTGGCTAAATTATCATCTGCTTTTATAAAAACATACCAGCAATATAAAAAAGCAGACACCAGCGAAATGTTTTTTACGCTGGAGGCAAACGCTTCAATAGTTCGCCAGGATTCGAGCCTTACTACCTTGCAATATGATAGCTACAAGTATACAGGCGGTGCGCATGGAGGTTCATTTACCTCATTTGTAAACTGGAATACCAAAAGCCATAAAGACTTAACACTTGAGGATATCTTTATAGCAGGTTATAAACCAGCACTTACCCGTGTTGCTGAAAAGATATTTCGTAAGCAGGAGAATTTAAGTGATACAGCATCATTGGCTACAGATTACTTTTTTGAAAACAATAAATTTGCCTTAAATAATAATTTCCTGATCACACCTGTGGGCATACGTTTCCTATACAATCAATATGAAATTAAGCCCTATGCAGCCGGGCAAACGGATTTGCTGGTGCCTTATAACCAAATCAAAAAATTGCTGAAACCGAATACGGTTACAGCTCAGTATCTTAAAAAATAA
- a CDS encoding aspartate kinase, with translation MLVFKFGGASVKDAAGIINLSKVVEKYKHEKLLIVVSAMGKTTNALERLTKAYVNQSDGIQLIYNEIKEYHYAILSELFDHSHPVFDDVENTFVEIDWMIEDEPHDDYDFIYDQIVSIGELVSTRIINAYLNQVGLTSKWLDVRGYIHTDNTYREGIVEWQKTCTHIEQELPALLEKNIIVTQGFLGGTSENFTTTLGREGSDYTAAIFASCLKAESVTTWKDVPGILNADPKLFTDTVKFDRLSYTEAIEMTYYGAAVIHPKTIKPLQNAHIPLLVKPFNDPDAAGTIISETGLHQYEKPVIIVKQNQVLVSVSAKDYSFITEDHLSAVFTLFAKYHVKINVMQVSALSISVCFDYREGKFEKLLQALSQDFNHKYNSELTLITLRHYKADELRNLTGDRKVLLEQTSRNTAQVVLK, from the coding sequence ATGCTCGTTTTTAAATTCGGTGGTGCATCTGTTAAAGATGCCGCAGGTATCATTAACCTAAGTAAAGTAGTAGAAAAGTATAAGCATGAAAAATTACTTATAGTGGTATCAGCTATGGGTAAAACTACTAATGCGCTTGAACGACTTACTAAAGCCTATGTTAATCAATCTGATGGTATTCAATTAATTTACAATGAAATAAAGGAATATCACTACGCTATTTTAAGTGAGCTTTTTGATCATTCTCATCCAGTATTTGATGATGTGGAGAACACCTTTGTTGAAATAGATTGGATGATAGAGGATGAACCGCATGACGATTATGATTTCATTTATGATCAGATCGTTTCCATTGGTGAACTGGTATCTACACGTATCATAAACGCATACCTTAACCAAGTTGGATTAACCAGCAAATGGCTTGATGTACGTGGCTATATACATACAGACAACACCTACCGCGAAGGTATTGTAGAATGGCAAAAAACCTGTACACATATTGAGCAGGAATTACCTGCCCTACTGGAAAAAAACATTATTGTTACGCAGGGTTTTTTAGGTGGCACATCAGAAAATTTCACCACCACGCTTGGCCGCGAAGGTTCAGATTACACTGCTGCTATCTTCGCATCATGCCTGAAGGCTGAATCTGTAACTACATGGAAAGACGTTCCTGGAATATTAAACGCCGATCCAAAACTGTTTACAGATACCGTTAAGTTTGATCGCTTATCCTATACCGAAGCAATTGAAATGACCTACTATGGTGCAGCGGTAATACATCCCAAAACCATAAAGCCGCTTCAAAATGCACATATACCTTTATTGGTAAAGCCATTTAACGATCCCGATGCGGCTGGTACCATTATTTCCGAAACCGGATTACACCAATATGAAAAGCCGGTGATCATTGTAAAGCAAAATCAGGTTTTAGTATCGGTATCCGCTAAAGATTATTCATTCATTACTGAAGACCACCTGAGCGCGGTATTTACTTTATTTGCCAAATACCATGTAAAAATAAACGTTATGCAGGTATCGGCGCTTAGTATCTCTGTTTGCTTTGACTATCGCGAAGGCAAATTTGAAAAATTATTGCAGGCTTTAAGCCAGGATTTCAATCATAAGTACAACAGCGAACTGACTTTAATCACATTGCGTCATTATAAAGCAGACGAACTTAGAAATTTAACCGGCGACAGAAAAGTATTGCTTGAACAAACAAGCCGTAACACAGCACAGGTAGTTTTAAAGTAA
- a CDS encoding tetratricopeptide repeat protein: METYYTIEEKYLQAVEELKYGDTPKSLQLLNEIISNEPLHARAHYQLGKINYYDLNDYNAAGYHFKTCNELAPGFPDVYFHYLHLLLFLHMNKQFEAVSKKALSVPGVNLASVFQLTGLLAERDKDWKEATNNFRKAFLEVTDKSQKEEIEEALKRISEKVNQAKSFHYTIIE, encoded by the coding sequence ATGGAGACGTATTACACTATTGAGGAAAAGTATTTGCAAGCCGTAGAAGAATTAAAATATGGTGATACCCCTAAAAGCTTGCAACTTTTAAATGAGATTATCAGCAACGAGCCTTTGCATGCACGCGCGCATTATCAGCTGGGCAAAATAAATTACTATGATCTGAATGATTACAACGCCGCAGGATATCATTTTAAAACCTGTAATGAATTAGCGCCAGGCTTCCCTGATGTTTATTTTCATTATCTGCATCTGCTCTTGTTTTTGCATATGAATAAGCAATTCGAAGCCGTAAGCAAAAAAGCATTGAGCGTACCTGGAGTAAATCTGGCATCAGTTTTTCAATTAACAGGTTTATTAGCTGAACGGGATAAAGACTGGAAAGAAGCCACTAACAACTTCCGCAAAGCATTTTTGGAAGTGACTGATAAATCGCAGAAAGAAGAAATTGAAGAAGCGCTTAAGCGTATATCTGAGAAAGTGAATCAGGCAAAATCATTCCATTACACCATTATAGAATAA